Proteins from a single region of Aureibacter tunicatorum:
- a CDS encoding MBL fold metallo-hydrolase translates to MKKRKWTIVVLLLILSIVGVGVSKSRTKMDKDRKSKLEQSPNYKKGKFQNLVEMDKFNFSKTMRILKNYITDSHPEKFAKVEFPIDDTPWNFDSKSDFWFSWLGHSTVFMSLEGKNILVDPVISKRASFVQWMGPKRMHPFPVDVKTIPDLDMILISHDHYDHLDKHAMKEFADRTKYIIVPLGVGQHLEDWGVSPDKIVELDWWDVKNVGDIQVTLTPGRHSSGRGLMDQDETFWGGYAIKSDAKNIYYSGDTGFFDYFEEIGDRLGPFDMSLMQVGAYNEEWSSVHMFPEEAVEAQKMVKADVMLPLHWGTFDLALHSWYDPAVRVKKAMDQEGMKVVFPKLGEQVNFENIDTQSVWWKEFVPDSVYQVQEVKREIVLEPSLLVE, encoded by the coding sequence ATGAAAAAAAGAAAGTGGACGATAGTCGTATTATTATTAATATTGTCGATAGTCGGAGTAGGTGTGTCAAAAAGCAGAACTAAAATGGATAAGGATAGAAAATCAAAACTGGAACAATCGCCTAATTATAAAAAGGGGAAATTTCAAAACCTTGTGGAAATGGATAAATTCAATTTTTCCAAAACCATGAGAATACTCAAAAACTATATCACTGATTCTCATCCTGAGAAGTTCGCGAAGGTGGAATTCCCGATAGACGACACGCCTTGGAACTTTGATTCGAAATCCGATTTTTGGTTTTCATGGTTGGGGCATTCGACAGTGTTTATGAGTTTGGAAGGCAAGAACATTCTTGTAGATCCTGTGATTTCCAAGAGAGCTTCATTTGTGCAGTGGATGGGTCCTAAGCGTATGCACCCGTTTCCTGTTGATGTGAAGACGATCCCTGATTTGGATATGATTTTGATATCCCATGACCACTATGATCACTTGGACAAGCATGCCATGAAAGAGTTTGCTGATAGAACTAAGTATATCATAGTGCCATTGGGCGTTGGTCAGCATTTGGAGGATTGGGGAGTCTCCCCAGACAAAATCGTGGAGCTAGATTGGTGGGATGTTAAGAACGTTGGCGATATACAAGTAACTTTGACACCGGGAAGACACAGTTCCGGCAGAGGCTTGATGGATCAGGACGAGACATTCTGGGGAGGATACGCCATCAAAAGCGATGCGAAAAATATATATTACAGCGGTGACACCGGCTTCTTTGACTATTTTGAGGAAATAGGCGATCGACTTGGTCCATTTGACATGTCGCTGATGCAAGTAGGCGCATATAATGAAGAATGGAGCTCGGTTCACATGTTTCCGGAAGAAGCTGTCGAAGCGCAGAAGATGGTCAAAGCTGATGTAATGCTGCCACTTCATTGGGGAACTTTTGACTTGGCATTGCATAGCTGGTATGATCCAGCAGTGCGTGTAAAAAAGGCCATGGATCAAGAAGGAATGAAAGTCGTATTTCCAAAACTAGGCGAACAGGTGAATTTTGAAAATATAGATACGCAATCCGTTTGGTGGAAAGAATTCGTTCCGGACTCCGTTTACCAAGTCCAAGAAGTTAAAAGAGAAATAGTGTTGGAGCCAAGTCTATTGGTCGAATAA
- a CDS encoding TetR/AcrR family transcriptional regulator has product MGKREQIVQAALELFCTEGFQATSTAKISKKAGVATGTLFIYFNSKQELINQLYLESKKEMSQMIHGELRDGLTPKEQLWRFWYCSVIWAIDNSLKFRFLNQFRTSAFISKLIKEEVDTLFEDFDILMRKYVDEGVFGDYSIEVVYTSYTGQFMEMIHYVLNSNTMTEDEEIAKFVTDSFQILWEGVAK; this is encoded by the coding sequence ATGGGCAAAAGAGAGCAAATTGTGCAAGCGGCCTTGGAGTTGTTTTGCACGGAAGGATTTCAAGCAACCTCGACAGCTAAGATTTCCAAAAAAGCTGGCGTAGCCACGGGCACATTGTTTATCTACTTCAACAGCAAACAGGAGCTGATCAATCAACTTTACCTAGAGTCGAAAAAGGAAATGTCGCAAATGATTCATGGTGAATTAAGAGATGGGCTTACTCCAAAGGAGCAATTATGGAGGTTTTGGTATTGCTCGGTTATTTGGGCTATAGATAATTCATTGAAATTTAGATTTTTAAACCAATTTCGGACTTCGGCTTTTATCTCGAAATTGATAAAAGAAGAGGTTGACACATTGTTCGAGGATTTTGACATTCTGATGAGAAAGTATGTGGACGAAGGCGTTTTTGGCGATTACTCGATTGAGGTTGTCTATACTTCCTACACTGGCCAATTCATGGAGATGATTCATTATGTGCTTAACTCAAATACGATGACAGAAGACGAGGAAATCGCCAAGTTCGTGACAGACTCCTTTCAAATATTATGGGAAGGCGTCGCAAAATAA
- the fabG gene encoding 3-oxoacyl-[acyl-carrier-protein] reductase, with translation MKLLEGKVALITGASKGIGKAIAQQFAAQGASVAFTYLSSVEKGQALEEELKAQGVEAKGYRSDASDMEAAQELIDSVVKDFGKLDVLVNNAGITKDTLLMRMSEDQFNDVIRVNLNSVFNTVKAATRTFMKQKSGSIINMTSVVGIKGNAGQSNYAASKAGIIGFTKSIAQELGSRGIRSNAIAPGFIKTEMTEVLDPKIVEAWEQGIPMKRAGKPEDVADACVFLASDMSAYVSGQVIQVDGAMLT, from the coding sequence ATGAAATTATTAGAGGGTAAAGTAGCCTTGATTACCGGAGCTTCCAAAGGAATCGGTAAAGCTATCGCTCAGCAATTCGCGGCTCAAGGAGCGAGCGTGGCATTCACATATTTGTCAAGTGTAGAAAAAGGACAAGCTTTGGAAGAAGAGCTTAAAGCTCAAGGCGTGGAAGCTAAAGGCTATCGTTCTGACGCTTCTGACATGGAAGCTGCTCAAGAGCTTATCGACAGTGTAGTGAAAGACTTCGGAAAGCTTGACGTGCTTGTAAACAATGCCGGTATCACGAAGGATACTTTGCTAATGAGAATGAGCGAGGACCAATTCAATGATGTGATCCGAGTGAACTTGAACTCTGTATTCAATACTGTGAAAGCTGCTACTCGAACTTTCATGAAGCAAAAAAGCGGATCTATCATCAATATGACTTCTGTCGTTGGTATCAAAGGAAATGCTGGCCAATCCAATTATGCTGCTTCCAAAGCAGGAATCATAGGATTCACTAAATCTATCGCTCAGGAGTTGGGCTCAAGAGGAATCAGGTCAAATGCTATTGCTCCTGGATTCATCAAGACAGAAATGACAGAAGTTCTTGATCCGAAGATCGTTGAAGCTTGGGAACAAGGCATACCAATGAAAAGAGCAGGAAAACCTGAGGACGTAGCTGACGCTTGCGTATTCTTGGCTTCTGATATGTCTGCATATGTGTCAGGTCAAGTAATCCAAGTGGATGGTGCTATGCTGACTTAA
- a CDS encoding LytTR family DNA-binding domain-containing protein, with the protein MQHFKASLALGIIVFLILYLFQPFGTYGYIMDYKTLFLLGYGIICSSVYFGYYFLAMKLAPSWFDSAKWNLAREMITLAPFMILVSQACLYYHYYYIGGYKINLFQNLYFLKISFMVSIIPFSIILYLKWLKSNIGSIRKNQKSTESNETQNVEKTTQAENLLTFESNNKKEKAVVIPESNLLFIKSSGNYIEINEIGLGKPHLIRNSLSKMESILDENTFVKAHRSYIINLHFIEDVVLRDSSYFAQLKNNYGQIPLSRTKVKEIRELLELA; encoded by the coding sequence ATGCAACACTTCAAAGCCTCTTTGGCTCTTGGAATTATTGTCTTTTTGATACTCTATTTGTTTCAGCCATTTGGAACATATGGTTACATAATGGATTATAAAACTCTATTTTTATTAGGCTATGGAATAATCTGTTCCAGTGTTTATTTTGGCTATTATTTTCTAGCTATGAAGTTAGCTCCAAGTTGGTTTGATTCCGCCAAATGGAATCTTGCAAGGGAAATGATTACATTAGCGCCCTTTATGATTCTGGTTAGCCAAGCATGTCTTTATTATCACTATTATTATATCGGAGGCTACAAGATTAATCTTTTTCAAAATTTATATTTTTTAAAGATTAGCTTTATGGTGTCAATTATTCCTTTTTCAATTATTTTATACTTGAAATGGCTGAAATCAAATATTGGCAGTATAAGGAAAAATCAAAAAAGCACTGAAAGCAATGAAACCCAAAACGTTGAAAAAACAACTCAAGCAGAAAATTTATTGACTTTCGAAAGTAATAACAAAAAGGAAAAAGCGGTAGTCATTCCCGAGTCCAATCTCCTTTTTATCAAATCAAGCGGGAACTATATAGAAATTAATGAAATAGGGTTGGGAAAACCTCACCTTATTAGAAATTCACTCAGCAAGATGGAAAGTATTTTGGATGAAAATACTTTTGTGAAAGCGCACCGTTCATATATCATCAACCTTCATTTTATAGAAGATGTCGTGCTCAGAGATTCATCTTACTTTGCTCAATTAAAAAATAATTACGGACAAATTCCCTTGTCAAGGACGAAGGTTAAGGAAATTAGAGAACTGCTTGAGTTAGCATAA
- a CDS encoding S41 family peptidase, whose product MKKITLLLLLLFVFTKTICASSNDSYDGTIWQVNYSDGEQILLKLSLNKRAFSLYSRKGSTRDILGPKAALGNIIGKVNAHTIEIKGDYLLKNDTLFLEGVYESLTSKQKFEGIIFNSKFEGTLEAFSMTGEQTDSFKPLDDYYELTKMAIDTVERYLFNPEILKSKKWNNIKKKTLKISQKVVDDYEYKTLFNFYGRQLPFTHFGMLPSYSSRSSSSNTPKKKVSKFSIKEINKNTVLFDVNSFSASADEINPYIDTLKSMQFDNLIIDLRDNYGGSVSSAMPLARYLVKEKLYGGVFLTKKYFDQHTELPQIEDYNSFKEFSEASFSMIISGIRNHEGLCLTVRPDEQTFDGNIYVLTNGNTASTCEPLVYGLKHAKRAVIIGEITAGQMLNGEKFTMNSKYDLFLPTADYYTVDGAKIDKIGVTPHIETASKDALKRVLEIIN is encoded by the coding sequence ATGAAAAAGATCACCCTCTTATTACTTTTGCTTTTTGTATTCACTAAGACGATATGCGCTTCTTCAAATGATTCATATGATGGAACTATTTGGCAAGTAAACTATTCAGATGGAGAGCAGATACTGTTGAAGTTAAGTTTAAATAAACGCGCATTCAGCCTATATTCACGTAAAGGAAGCACACGAGATATTTTAGGACCTAAAGCAGCTCTTGGTAATATTATTGGAAAAGTAAACGCGCATACTATTGAAATCAAAGGAGACTATTTATTGAAAAATGACACTTTGTTTCTTGAAGGAGTGTATGAATCGCTTACTTCCAAACAAAAATTTGAAGGAATTATTTTCAACAGCAAATTTGAAGGGACTCTCGAAGCGTTTTCAATGACTGGCGAGCAAACCGATTCATTTAAGCCTTTAGATGACTATTATGAGCTTACCAAAATGGCGATTGACACAGTGGAGAGGTATCTTTTCAATCCTGAAATATTGAAGTCGAAGAAATGGAATAATATCAAGAAAAAGACTTTGAAGATTTCTCAAAAAGTTGTTGACGACTATGAGTATAAAACTTTATTCAACTTCTACGGAAGACAACTTCCTTTCACGCACTTTGGAATGTTGCCGAGTTATTCTAGTCGCTCGTCAAGTTCAAATACTCCTAAAAAGAAAGTCTCGAAGTTTTCAATAAAAGAAATCAATAAAAATACGGTCTTGTTTGATGTCAATTCATTTAGCGCTTCAGCTGATGAAATCAATCCCTACATAGATACGCTTAAAAGCATGCAATTTGACAACCTTATCATCGATCTGAGGGACAACTATGGAGGCTCGGTATCTTCTGCAATGCCTTTAGCTCGTTATCTGGTGAAAGAGAAGCTTTATGGAGGGGTATTTCTTACCAAAAAGTATTTTGACCAACATACTGAGCTGCCCCAAATTGAAGATTACAATAGTTTTAAGGAGTTTAGCGAAGCCAGTTTTAGCATGATCATTAGCGGAATTAGAAACCATGAAGGCTTGTGCCTGACTGTGCGCCCGGATGAACAAACCTTTGATGGAAATATCTATGTGTTGACTAATGGTAATACTGCCAGCACATGCGAACCCTTAGTCTATGGCTTAAAGCATGCAAAAAGAGCTGTAATAATCGGTGAAATCACTGCGGGTCAGATGCTCAACGGCGAAAAATTCACAATGAATAGCAAGTACGACTTGTTTTTGCCAACAGCGGATTACTATACTGTAGACGGCGCTAAAATCGATAAAATTGGCGTGACCCCACATATTGAAACAGCCTCCAAAGATGCTTTGAAAAGAGTCCTTGAAATTATCAATTAA
- a CDS encoding DoxX family protein: MNTKAINISIWIIQILMSLIFVIAAGVKISMSYAEYVQMMPYAKDFPALAIKLIGITEILGVIGLNLPFLMNKFKYLSPMAAFGLALTMIGAVVVHLNNNEPFVMQLVFLGMLSLVGIYRYKQLKQG, encoded by the coding sequence ATGAATACAAAAGCAATCAACATCAGCATATGGATAATTCAAATTCTAATGAGCTTGATCTTCGTGATCGCCGCTGGAGTAAAAATCAGCATGTCATACGCTGAATATGTTCAGATGATGCCTTATGCTAAAGATTTCCCAGCATTGGCCATCAAGTTAATCGGAATCACTGAAATCCTTGGTGTTATAGGCTTGAACCTGCCTTTTCTTATGAATAAATTCAAATATTTATCACCGATGGCGGCCTTCGGTCTAGCGCTTACCATGATAGGTGCAGTGGTTGTTCATCTCAACAACAATGAGCCTTTTGTCATGCAGCTTGTGTTTTTAGGAATGCTTTCGCTTGTTGGCATATATCGTTATAAACAATTGAAGCAAGGATAA
- a CDS encoding PH domain-containing protein translates to MFKKLASDVMGLSDIGKIIEPKDYDKVDSDDYILHEDGEKIFFLIKSKSDEYCFTNYALIHLDGESAVSSKRMLYRFTYKNNSFSNVLLETAGNIDLDVEIKFSLGQRDYSIDVDRKQIEKLKDLYKSLVKIASIQRTNEANWEFANQSVAASVETLQGSLGSNTNNGEFAQINEYVFDWKSRKHKELHREDFGEVFEKFIHN, encoded by the coding sequence ATGTTTAAGAAATTAGCTTCTGATGTCATGGGGCTTAGCGATATCGGGAAGATCATCGAGCCTAAAGATTATGATAAAGTTGATTCGGATGACTATATCCTGCATGAAGATGGAGAAAAAATATTCTTTTTGATCAAATCAAAATCCGATGAATATTGCTTCACAAATTACGCGTTGATTCACCTTGATGGAGAGTCAGCGGTTAGCTCCAAGCGTATGCTATACAGATTCACATACAAAAACAATAGCTTCAGCAATGTGCTTTTGGAAACTGCGGGCAATATCGATTTGGATGTGGAAATCAAGTTTAGTCTTGGACAAAGAGATTATAGCATAGATGTCGATAGAAAACAAATTGAGAAACTGAAAGACCTATACAAGAGCTTGGTCAAAATCGCTTCGATTCAAAGAACCAATGAAGCTAATTGGGAATTTGCGAATCAAAGCGTTGCGGCTTCTGTTGAAACGTTGCAAGGCAGCTTAGGTTCGAACACAAACAACGGCGAATTCGCTCAAATTAACGAGTACGTGTTCGATTGGAAGTCAAGAAAGCATAAAGAGTTGCATAGAGAAGACTTTGGTGAAGTTTTTGAAAAATTCATTCACAATTAA
- a CDS encoding DUF4249 family protein — protein sequence MKNILHSIILLLIGALLTSCEEEITLNLNHKTPEIVIEAKITTSSENSFVKITQTADYYDENNFSPIEGALVELSDSEGNKEILKEQQSGMYSAENINGKTNIEYYLKIDADNRSFSSTSQMPEPVHFDSISVKQINEKNDNDSYHDIYIFFHWNEGYEYYLQVIEYINGEKMNTYLYNDIANGMAENKKLKDEDRILKEGDIISIELRCITSEVYTYLSDLHSSSGMEVPSNPRNNINGTPLGYFSAYTNETQKLVYNRIWE from the coding sequence ATGAAAAATATATTGCATTCTATAATCCTTTTATTAATCGGCGCTTTACTAACGTCTTGTGAAGAAGAAATTACACTCAACCTTAATCATAAAACACCAGAAATTGTAATTGAAGCAAAAATTACAACGAGTTCAGAAAATTCATTTGTGAAAATTACGCAAACGGCCGATTACTATGATGAAAATAATTTTTCTCCGATTGAAGGTGCTTTAGTAGAACTATCTGATAGCGAAGGGAACAAAGAGATTTTAAAAGAGCAACAATCAGGAATGTATAGTGCAGAAAATATTAATGGAAAAACAAATATTGAATATTATTTAAAAATTGATGCGGACAACAGGTCTTTTTCCTCAACAAGTCAAATGCCTGAGCCTGTTCACTTTGATTCTATTTCCGTCAAACAAATAAATGAGAAGAATGATAACGACTCCTATCATGATATTTATATATTTTTTCATTGGAATGAAGGGTACGAGTATTATTTACAAGTTATCGAGTATATCAACGGAGAGAAAATGAATACTTACCTGTACAATGATATCGCTAATGGAATGGCTGAAAACAAAAAGCTCAAGGACGAGGATAGAATTTTAAAAGAAGGAGATATTATTTCGATAGAACTCCGTTGTATTACATCGGAAGTTTACACTTACCTTAGTGACTTGCACAGCTCTTCTGGTATGGAAGTTCCTTCAAACCCTCGAAATAATATAAATGGAACTCCTCTAGGGTATTTCAGTGCCTATACAAACGAAACTCAAAAATTGGTTTACAATAGAATATGGGAGTAA
- a CDS encoding TonB-dependent receptor, with the protein MSRFILVLTLTIIINNKALAKKDVTLSGTIYDADNGETMIGATVAVRSLSTGTATNAYGFYSFSLPKGEYAVEVSFIGYQTQVVQISMNESQRMDIKLKPNQEQLDAIIVMAKKENDNITSERIGVEQLSPKELETIPVLFGEQDIIKALTLTPGVKTSGDGNGGMMVRGGTNSQNLILLDEAVIYNASHLAGFFSTFNSDAIKNLTLYKGTAPAKYGGRISSVMDVKMNEGSNQNYHIGGGIGLIASKLSLEGPIVKDKGSFLITGRRTYADLFMKLSPDEDINERKLYFYDLNLKANYQINENNRIYLSGYLGKDVMSSEDLFGLDWGNVTATLRWNKIWNSRLFSNTSLIYSEYNHDVRVSDNSSNIGYLSEITNFNLKHEFQYFIDNNSTLDFGAYFQNNTVLPGQLLVEGDTDTKPVNVLQRNIYEYGAYVNYSWEPNPHWSVSAGLRFAAFNLMGGGDFYTFEDGELVNTQYFESGEVVQEYYNLEPRFNLAYILNPSNSFKFSYTRNTQTVHLIENPTITTPTDIWISSSQNIQPEISDQLSLGYFKNLKDNEYQLSGEVYYRWLQNQMDLKDGANTRANEFLEGELLFGKGRSYGLELMMKKKSGRLNGWIAYTLSRTEKQIENINKGNWYPAKQDATHDLSIVALFELNPKWNLSATWVYNTGNAVTFPDGKYEIDGEIHYYYSERNSYRMPAYHRLDLGATCQLKKTEKFESSLSFSVYNAYGRKNAFVIQFKQDPDNPSKSITTRTHLFTYVPSITYNFRF; encoded by the coding sequence ATGAGCAGGTTTATCTTAGTTTTGACTTTAACAATTATCATAAATAATAAAGCTCTAGCCAAAAAGGATGTGACGCTTAGTGGAACTATTTATGACGCAGATAATGGAGAAACAATGATTGGGGCAACAGTCGCAGTAAGGTCGCTGTCAACTGGCACAGCTACCAACGCATACGGATTTTATTCTTTCTCACTGCCCAAAGGAGAATACGCAGTCGAAGTTAGCTTTATCGGATATCAGACTCAAGTTGTTCAAATATCAATGAATGAAAGTCAACGTATGGATATAAAGCTAAAGCCAAATCAAGAGCAATTGGATGCCATTATTGTGATGGCAAAAAAAGAAAATGACAATATCACATCAGAAAGAATAGGTGTCGAACAACTGTCGCCAAAAGAGTTGGAAACTATTCCTGTCTTGTTCGGCGAACAAGATATTATAAAGGCATTGACTTTGACACCGGGAGTAAAAACATCTGGAGATGGAAACGGAGGAATGATGGTACGCGGTGGAACCAATTCTCAAAATTTAATCCTCTTGGATGAAGCTGTGATATATAACGCTTCACATCTTGCTGGCTTTTTCTCAACGTTCAATAGCGATGCGATCAAAAATCTAACACTTTATAAAGGAACGGCTCCAGCAAAATATGGAGGTCGAATTTCTTCGGTGATGGATGTGAAAATGAATGAAGGCAGCAATCAGAATTACCATATAGGAGGAGGAATCGGACTTATTGCCTCGAAATTAAGTCTGGAAGGACCAATAGTGAAAGACAAAGGGTCATTTCTTATTACCGGTCGCCGAACATATGCAGATCTCTTTATGAAACTATCTCCAGACGAAGACATCAACGAACGCAAGCTGTATTTTTACGACCTAAACCTTAAAGCCAATTATCAAATAAACGAAAATAATCGAATCTATCTCTCAGGATATTTGGGAAAAGATGTAATGTCCTCTGAAGATCTTTTTGGATTGGACTGGGGAAATGTCACTGCTACCTTGCGCTGGAACAAAATATGGAATAGCCGATTATTTAGCAATACTTCGCTTATATATTCTGAATACAATCACGATGTGAGAGTAAGCGACAACTCGTCTAATATAGGCTACCTTTCAGAGATTACAAATTTTAATTTGAAACATGAGTTTCAATACTTTATTGACAATAATTCCACACTGGATTTTGGAGCATATTTTCAAAACAATACTGTTTTGCCTGGGCAATTGTTAGTCGAAGGAGATACCGATACGAAACCTGTTAATGTCCTGCAAAGAAATATCTATGAGTATGGCGCTTATGTTAACTATAGCTGGGAGCCTAATCCTCATTGGTCTGTTTCCGCAGGCTTGCGCTTCGCGGCTTTTAATCTGATGGGCGGAGGTGATTTCTACACGTTTGAAGATGGTGAATTAGTCAATACCCAATATTTTGAATCGGGAGAAGTTGTTCAAGAGTATTATAACCTTGAGCCCCGATTTAATCTAGCTTATATTTTAAATCCTTCAAACTCTTTCAAATTTTCTTATACGCGAAATACACAAACGGTTCATTTGATCGAAAACCCAACAATAACAACTCCTACAGATATTTGGATATCCTCTAGTCAAAATATACAACCTGAAATAAGCGATCAACTTTCTCTAGGCTATTTTAAAAATCTTAAAGACAATGAATATCAATTGTCGGGAGAAGTATACTATCGCTGGCTTCAAAATCAAATGGATCTAAAAGATGGAGCTAATACCCGAGCCAATGAATTTTTAGAAGGCGAGTTGTTGTTTGGAAAAGGAAGATCATATGGATTGGAATTAATGATGAAAAAAAAGTCGGGTCGATTAAACGGTTGGATAGCCTATACACTATCTCGCACGGAAAAACAGATAGAAAATATCAATAAAGGAAACTGGTATCCTGCCAAACAAGATGCCACACATGACCTGTCAATTGTCGCCCTATTTGAATTAAATCCAAAATGGAACCTTTCAGCCACCTGGGTTTACAATACAGGCAATGCGGTAACATTTCCCGATGGCAAATATGAAATCGATGGAGAAATACACTATTATTACTCTGAACGGAATAGCTATAGGATGCCTGCTTACCATCGTTTAGATCTTGGTGCAACATGCCAATTAAAAAAAACGGAAAAGTTTGAAAGCAGCTTGAGCTTCTCTGTATATAATGCTTATGGAAGAAAAAATGCGTTTGTCATTCAATTCAAGCAAGATCCTGACAACCCTTCCAAATCAATTACCACCAGAACGCATTTATTTACTTATGTCCCTTCAATAACCTATAATTTTAGATTTTAA
- a CDS encoding LytTR family DNA-binding domain-containing protein has product MLKCIAIDDEAIALNVIKAFCDKIPFIELTRCFTQTSLAYKYLAKFPTDLIFLDIQMPDTNGIDFYKRIQQETMVIFTTAYSQYAVEGFNVNAVDYLLKPIEFNRFKQSCQKALDYYEFKKESSRVPAFLYVRSEYALVKIPFNEITYCETLGDYVKIHRKESSPVLSLMSLTKLMNQLPDNQFLRVHRSFIVSISKIDQIRANNIMMNEIKIPIGSSYKADIIKRYKLE; this is encoded by the coding sequence ATGTTGAAATGCATAGCTATAGATGATGAAGCAATTGCTTTGAATGTAATTAAAGCATTTTGCGATAAAATTCCCTTTATTGAATTAACTCGTTGTTTCACACAGACATCATTAGCTTATAAATACTTGGCGAAATTCCCCACAGATTTGATTTTTCTCGATATCCAAATGCCGGATACCAATGGCATCGATTTTTATAAAAGGATTCAGCAAGAAACAATGGTGATTTTCACTACAGCTTATAGTCAATATGCGGTTGAAGGCTTTAATGTAAATGCAGTGGATTACCTCCTCAAACCAATCGAATTCAATAGATTCAAGCAATCTTGTCAAAAAGCTTTGGACTATTATGAATTTAAAAAAGAATCAAGTCGCGTTCCCGCTTTTCTTTATGTCCGATCAGAGTATGCTTTGGTAAAAATCCCGTTCAATGAGATCACATACTGTGAAACCTTGGGCGATTATGTAAAAATACATAGAAAAGAAAGTTCGCCTGTGCTTTCTTTAATGTCTTTGACTAAGCTAATGAATCAATTGCCGGACAATCAATTTTTAAGAGTGCATCGCTCGTTTATCGTTTCAATTTCAAAAATAGATCAAATAAGAGCGAACAATATAATGATGAATGAAATAAAAATTCCTATTGGAAGCAGCTATAAAGCAGACATAATAAAAAGGTATAAGCTTGAATAA
- a CDS encoding sensor histidine kinase, whose product MTRNEADYYKTELFFVSITYVFYTFSMLVSSFAIHYYTRYKDAEAEKIKSELSVLKSQINPHFFFNTLNIIYSQAITKSDKTVESISKLSSMMRYVLSDTQESRVSLAQEIKYYDDYIALQKERLTEKTNVVFKVEGKITNQFLPPLLGINLIENAFKFGVSTEKETSIIIHIIIDNQWIEFDISNDIPKKKAINSDSSQIGLANTKKRLDLLFVNKYTLQIEKNDLKYSVLLKFPLSC is encoded by the coding sequence ATGACAAGAAATGAAGCTGATTATTACAAGACTGAATTGTTCTTTGTCTCCATCACATATGTTTTTTATACATTCTCCATGTTGGTTTCTTCTTTTGCTATCCATTATTATACACGATATAAAGACGCTGAAGCGGAAAAAATAAAGTCAGAGCTGTCAGTGCTTAAGTCACAAATTAACCCGCATTTTTTCTTCAATACACTTAACATTATATATAGCCAAGCAATAACAAAGTCCGATAAAACTGTAGAAAGCATAAGCAAACTCTCCTCGATGATGCGCTACGTCTTATCCGATACTCAAGAAAGTAGAGTAAGTTTAGCTCAAGAAATAAAATATTATGACGATTATATCGCTTTGCAAAAAGAACGACTAACTGAGAAAACAAATGTTGTGTTCAAGGTTGAAGGCAAGATCACTAATCAATTTCTGCCTCCATTGCTTGGCATAAATCTAATCGAAAACGCATTTAAATTTGGTGTAAGCACAGAAAAAGAGACATCAATAATCATTCATATTATCATTGATAATCAATGGATTGAATTCGATATCAGCAATGACATTCCTAAGAAAAAGGCGATAAATAGTGACTCCAGTCAAATTGGTTTAGCAAATACAAAGAAGCGATTGGATTTGCTATTCGTAAATAAGTACACTTTACAAATTGAAAAAAACGATTTAAAGTATTCAGTATTATTAAAATTTCCTTTATCATGTTGA